From Oreochromis aureus strain Israel breed Guangdong linkage group 4, ZZ_aureus, whole genome shotgun sequence, a single genomic window includes:
- the LOC120440007 gene encoding transcription factor 7-like 1 encodes MLYLKEQRPKVKAQLNISDSAAVNAAVGERWKSLSKKEQKKYFDKVETQRYHHAKEHPNWSTKENYGKKRKRVRDRNCTKEDAQQAKTPRMRPSQAEPSSNSAMKEPHQLDRVWVSQPQTQPGVNTLINQKTVLVPNTLNPVSVPVCNVPCATSLLVPPVIK; translated from the exons ATGCTGTACCTTAAAGAGCAGAGGCCAAAGGTCAAAGCACAGCTAAATATCAGTGACAGTGCAGCTGTGAATGCAGCTGTGGGAGAGAGA TGGAAGTCGCTCTCAAAGAAGGAGCAGAAAAAATATTTCGACAAGGTGGAAACACAAAGATATCATCACGCCAAAGAACATCCGAATTGGTCAACCAAAGAGAACTAT ggcaaaaagaggaagagagtcAGAGATCGCAACTGCACCAAAG AGGACGCTCAGCAGGCCAAAACACCTCGTATGAGGCCAAGTCAAGCAGAGCCATCTTCTAATTCAGCTATGAAGGAACCACATCAGCTGGATAGAGTCTGGGTGTCCCAGCCACAGACACAGCCAGGTGTTAACACCCTAATCAATCAGAAAACAGTACTGGTGCCAAACACACTGAACCCGGTCAGTGTGCCTGTGTGCAATGTGCCATGTGCCACAAGTTTATTAGTCCCTCCTGTAATAAAGTGA
- the slc25a17 gene encoding peroxisomal membrane protein PMP34, which produces MNEVFSYESLVHAVSGAVGSVTAMTVFFPLDTARLRLQVDENRKAKSTPAILAEIVKEEGLLAPYRGWFPVICSLCCSNFVYFYCFHCLKASWLKGKQSAPSTDLIIGIAAGVVNVLVTTPLWVVNTRLKLQGSKFHNEDIRPTNYSGILDAFVQIIRDEGVTALWNGTFPSLLLVLNPAIQFMIYEGLKRQLRRGIPRELSSLEVFVIGAIAKAIATTVTYPLQTIQSILRFGQYNNTSTEKSKLLSSLRTIKCLLVNRVRKYGMLGLFKGLEAKLLQTVLTAALMFLLYEKIASCTFRVMGLSNNHYKRR; this is translated from the exons ATGAACGAGGTTTTCTCGTATGAGAGTTTGGTTCATGCTGTCTCAGGAGCAGTG GGAAGTGTGACTGCAATGACAGTGTTCTTCCCTCTTGATACTGCCAGACTGCGGCTCCAGG TGGATGAAAACAGGAAAGCCAAATCAACTCCAGCCATTCTGGCAGAAATTGTGAAGGAGGAAGGATT ACTGGCACCCTATAGAGGTTGGTTCCCTGTCATCTGCAGCCTATGCTGCTCCAACTTTGTCTACTTCTACTGCTTCCACTGCCTCAAGGCTAGCTGGCTGAAAGGAAAACAGTCAGCACCAAGCACTGACTTGATCATAGGCATCGCAGCAG GGGTTGTAAATGTACTTGTCACCACCCCTTTGTGGGTCGTCAATACCAGACTGAAGCTCCAGGGCTCTAAGTTTCACAATGAAGACATCCGTCCCACCAACTACTCTGGGATTCTGG ATGCATTTGTGCAGATCATCCGTGACGAGGGCGTCACAGCGCTGTGGAACGGGACCTTCCCGTCCCTACTGCTGGTGCTCAACCCCGCTATCCAATTCATGATTTATGAGGGCCTGAAGAGGCAGCTGAGGAGAGGCATTCCCAGGGAG CTGTCATCACTGGAGGTCTTTGTGATCGGGGCCATCGCCAAAGCTATCGCCACCACTGTGACATACCCACTGCAGACCATACAGTCCATTCTTAGG TTCGGACAGTACAACAACACATCAACAGAGAAGTCAAAGCTGCTGTCCAGTCTCAGAACTATCAAGTGTCTGCTGGTCAACAGGGTGAG GAAGTATGGTATGTTGGGTCTTTTTAAAGGCCTTGAAGCAAAGCTGCTGCAGACGGTGCTGACTGCTGCTCTCATGTTCCTTCTCTACGAGAAGATCGCAAGCTGCACCTTCAGAGTGATGGGACTGAGCAACAACCACTACAAGAGGCGCTAG